A window from Streptomyces sp. NBC_00299 encodes these proteins:
- a CDS encoding aldo/keto reductase — protein sequence MQYVKLGSTGLDVSRICLGCMTYGLPDRGAHEWTLDEEASRPLIRQALDAGINFFDTANVYSDGTSEEIVGKALRDFARRDEIVLATKVNGRMRPGANGAGLSRKAIMTEIDHSLARLGTDYVDLYQIHRFDPHTPVEETMEALHDLVKAGKVRYIGASSMYAWQFSKMQYTAERHGWTKFVSMQNYYNLLYREEEREMLPLCADQGVGVLPWSPLARGRLTRDWGTVTDRSASDNFGSRLYVDSDRVVVEAVTRVANERGVPRAQVALAWVLHQDAVTAPIIGAAKPQHLEDAVAAVELELTEKELEELQQPYAPHPVIGH from the coding sequence ATGCAGTACGTGAAGCTCGGTTCGACGGGCCTGGACGTGTCGCGGATCTGTCTGGGCTGCATGACCTACGGGCTCCCCGACCGCGGTGCGCACGAGTGGACCCTCGACGAGGAGGCGTCACGGCCGTTGATCCGGCAGGCGCTCGACGCCGGTATCAACTTCTTCGACACCGCGAACGTCTACTCCGACGGCACCAGCGAGGAGATCGTCGGCAAGGCGCTGCGCGACTTCGCCCGCCGGGACGAGATCGTGCTGGCCACGAAGGTCAACGGCCGGATGCGGCCCGGGGCGAACGGCGCCGGGCTCTCCCGCAAGGCCATCATGACCGAGATCGACCACAGCCTCGCCCGCCTCGGCACCGACTACGTCGACCTCTACCAGATCCACCGCTTCGATCCGCACACCCCGGTCGAGGAGACGATGGAGGCGCTGCACGACCTGGTCAAGGCGGGCAAGGTGCGTTACATCGGGGCGAGTTCGATGTACGCCTGGCAGTTCTCCAAGATGCAGTACACGGCCGAGCGGCACGGCTGGACGAAGTTCGTCTCCATGCAGAACTACTACAACCTCCTCTACCGCGAGGAGGAGCGCGAGATGCTGCCGCTCTGTGCCGACCAGGGCGTCGGCGTGCTGCCGTGGAGCCCGTTGGCGCGCGGCCGGCTCACCCGGGACTGGGGCACGGTCACCGACCGCAGCGCGAGCGACAACTTCGGCAGCCGGCTGTACGTCGACAGCGACCGGGTCGTCGTCGAGGCCGTCACCCGCGTGGCGAACGAACGCGGCGTTCCGCGCGCCCAGGTCGCCCTCGCCTGGGTGCTGCACCAGGACGCGGTGACGGCCCCGATCATCGGCGCCGCCAAGCCGCAGCACCTGGAGGACGCGGTGGCCGCGGTCGAACTGGAGCTCACCGAGAAGGAGTTGGAGGAGCTCCAGCAGCCGTATGCGCCGCATCCGGTCATCGGTCACTGA
- a CDS encoding flavoprotein has product MTQQAQKPFLYVVVCAAGIAADVSKLITAAQERGWEVGVIATPVAMNGFFDTAAVEAQTGRPIRSAWRTPADPRPFPPPDAVVVAPATFNTINKWAAGIADTLALGTLCEASGLGVPVAVLPCVADALTAHPAYGDSLIRLRGMGVRFGEPYSGEAGEEGGRPEFGWERALDLLDRG; this is encoded by the coding sequence GTGACCCAACAGGCCCAGAAACCCTTCCTCTACGTCGTCGTCTGCGCCGCCGGGATCGCCGCGGACGTCAGCAAGCTGATCACCGCCGCGCAGGAGCGGGGCTGGGAGGTCGGCGTCATCGCGACCCCGGTCGCCATGAACGGCTTCTTCGACACGGCCGCCGTCGAGGCCCAGACCGGCCGCCCGATCCGCTCGGCCTGGCGCACGCCCGCCGACCCGCGTCCCTTCCCCCCGCCGGACGCCGTCGTCGTCGCCCCGGCCACCTTCAACACGATCAACAAGTGGGCCGCCGGCATCGCCGACACCCTCGCCCTGGGCACCCTGTGCGAGGCGTCCGGCCTCGGCGTCCCCGTCGCCGTGCTCCCCTGCGTCGCCGACGCGCTCACCGCCCACCCCGCCTACGGGGACAGCCTGATACGGCTGCGAGGGATGGGCGTGCGCTTCGGGGAACCGTACTCCGGCGAGGCGGGAGAGGAGGGCGGGCGGCCGGAGTTCGGGTGGGAGCGGGCGCTCGATCTGCTCGATCGCGGCTAG
- a CDS encoding nuclear transport factor 2 family protein has translation MTDRPPLPPFTRESAAQKVQAAEDAWNTRDPHKVALAYSEDSVWRNRDSFVTGRAEIVELLTAKWAREQEYALRKDLWAFDGDRIAVRFQYECRDADGRWWRSYGNELWEFDEHGLMTRREASINDVSIEEKDRRIFGPRPENERGLTFPLQ, from the coding sequence ATGACCGACCGACCGCCCCTGCCGCCGTTCACCCGCGAGAGCGCCGCACAGAAGGTGCAGGCCGCCGAGGACGCCTGGAACACCCGCGACCCGCACAAGGTGGCGCTCGCCTACTCGGAGGACTCCGTCTGGCGCAACCGCGACAGCTTCGTCACCGGCCGCGCCGAGATCGTCGAGCTCCTCACCGCCAAGTGGGCCCGCGAGCAGGAGTACGCGCTGCGCAAGGACCTGTGGGCCTTCGACGGCGACCGCATCGCGGTCCGCTTCCAGTACGAGTGCCGGGACGCCGACGGCCGGTGGTGGCGGTCGTACGGCAACGAGTTGTGGGAGTTCGACGAGCACGGGCTGATGACCCGGCGCGAGGCGAGCATCAACGACGTGTCGATCGAGGAGAAGGACCGCCGCATCTTCGGCCCCCGGCCGGAGAACGAGCGCGGGCTCACCTTCCCGCTGCAGTAG
- a CDS encoding TetR/AcrR family transcriptional regulator, protein MDSATARVQALDAAEKLFYGRGIQSVGMDDIRGASGVSLKRLYQLFPAKEQLVEAYLERRDVRWRGQLAAYVEERQANPEQRLLAVFDWLEEWFGEADFRGCAWINSYGELGTRSERVAEQVRAHKQAFRDYLGSLVTAAGLPDALAGQLYLLAEGAMVTAGITGTTRPATEAREAARALLAAR, encoded by the coding sequence ATGGACAGCGCAACCGCCCGGGTGCAGGCACTGGACGCCGCGGAGAAGCTGTTCTACGGCCGCGGCATCCAGTCCGTCGGCATGGACGACATCCGGGGCGCGTCCGGGGTCTCGCTGAAGCGCCTGTACCAGCTCTTTCCGGCGAAGGAGCAGTTGGTCGAGGCATACCTGGAGCGACGGGACGTGCGCTGGCGCGGGCAGCTCGCCGCCTACGTGGAGGAGCGGCAGGCGAACCCCGAGCAGCGGCTCCTGGCCGTCTTCGACTGGCTGGAGGAGTGGTTCGGCGAGGCGGACTTCCGCGGGTGCGCCTGGATCAACTCGTACGGCGAGCTGGGCACCCGGTCGGAGCGGGTGGCGGAGCAGGTCCGGGCACACAAGCAGGCGTTCCGGGACTACCTCGGCTCCCTGGTGACGGCAGCGGGACTGCCCGACGCCCTGGCGGGGCAGCTGTACCTGCTGGCCGAGGGCGCCATGGTCACGGCAGGCATCACGGGCACTACGCGACCGGCGACCGAGGCCCGGGAGGCAGCGCGGGCGCTGCTGGCAGCGCGCTAG
- a CDS encoding ferredoxin yields the protein MHIDIDHDLCVGAGQCALVAPSVFTQDDDGFSALIPGREDGGGDPMVREAARACPVSAITVSETGS from the coding sequence ATGCACATCGACATCGATCACGACCTCTGCGTCGGCGCCGGCCAGTGCGCCCTGGTCGCCCCGTCCGTCTTCACCCAGGACGACGACGGCTTCAGCGCCCTGATCCCCGGCCGCGAGGACGGCGGCGGCGACCCCATGGTGCGGGAGGCCGCCCGGGCCTGCCCGGTAAGCGCCATCACCGTGTCGGAAACGGGGAGTTGA